In Malus sylvestris chromosome 2, drMalSylv7.2, whole genome shotgun sequence, the genomic stretch CCATAATCCATGACTCTTCTACGTGTTAAAAGTATGTTGATGAACGACGAGCTTTTGGAGATGGGTGTCTTTAATTTTTAGCAGCCTAACTTGTAAGTTGGATGTTGTTGGTTTTCTCACAATTGATGGGACTAGTGTGAGCAATTATACAGTTTGTGGAGTACCTCTGTCAGATTCATGATAATGATTAATCTATCTCAAGAAACTAAACTTCGGTAATTAGATGCCACTCATGTATAAGACTTTAACCACTGAAAGAGTTATCGTCAGACGGGGCATATTTCTGATTCCCATACTACGTCACCCACATACATATTTTACTTCTATCGGTATGTGCACAATGAAATTCGTGTCAATTTCAAGTAGGGTACCATATTAAGGTTTTTGGGGTAAACATTTGGTGAAATGTAAGTATGTATCATCTTTCTATTAGAGAATTGACTCGATAATCCAATATAATACTTGTATCCTCCTGTACTTTCACTGATGAGGACTGTCGCAGGTGGATGGTTCATTTCATTCACCAGAATGGCATGCTGCTCGTTTGGCTAGCCTCAAAACTTCTCAGACAATTACCTGGGAGGAGTATAAACAGAAGCAAAAGGTATTCTTTTCTGCTTTGGACTTTCCTCTATCTATTTCTACTGCTGTTTTACCTTCTTGATATCGTGTGTTGTAGAAGGAACATGTTAATTGAGTTTCTGATTTTGCCTGATAGTAAGTTACATGATCTGATGCATTTGGATTTGGAAGATAGAAGGACAAGGATGTTGTTGTTGATATTGGCCTGTAGTCCCGACTACTTAGGCCTAGCATTTCGCATTTACAAATGTTTGGGTTCAGCTAATTTTCAACTGATATTTGCTCTAATATTTTATCTTCCTACTCTGTCATAACATGGTTGTATTGTCTACTTGCTaccattaatttttttcaaaagcttTCTGCATCTGTAGTCTTCTTCACTACATGCAAATTTTCAGTCAATCTTAATGTATTGCTGTACTAGGAAGATGAAATTAAAAAGGGAGAACTGGAGAAGGATACCGATAGAATGATGAGAGAATACAGAGCTCAACTGGATGCTGAAAGGGCTCGCAAGCTTGCCAACGGAAGAAACCACTCTAGCAGTAAGTCTGATCGCAAAAAAGGTGGGTGTCATGGACATGGAATGTAGACACAAACTATTCCTTGTCTCTACTAGCCTCTTTTCTGAAGGTGAATATGTGTCCTACTCCTCGCAGATAGCAAGGATAAAGATTTAAAGAAACGCAGCAGCAGCAGAAAGAGAAGGGTGCCCACTGCCtacaattttgtgtttttgtagttttgcttgtttaattggttTAATATTTTCCTCCTTTTACTTTGTGCTTTGTAGCATTCAAGAAGGAGATCTTCAGAGTCTAGCTCCTCGAGCTCATCCTCAGATTCTTCCAGCAGTGAAGACGAAGACCGAGAATCGAGACGATCCAAGTCCAGGTCCAAGAgaacaaagaaggaaaagaagcaCAGGTCAAAGACCAAACACTCGAGCAGTGGCGATGACGAGGCTGATGGTCCCGTGCCACTTTCAAGATTCTTCGGGAATGCGAAGACCTAACGGGATCATATGAGCTATTGTTGTGTATCTTCGTACAGTAGGAGATTAGTTTGAGATGAGTTTGTTCTTTATTGTCTTCTTCTTGCCTACCACAATCCCCTTGTTTTCGCTAACACGATATATTTAGTTGCCTCAGCAGTTGGCACTGGTGAGGTTTCTTTGGTAGAGGAGGTAAGTGTCGTTTTATTCATCTCATTCGGCATATTCACGTTTTCGAAAAGAATTCGTGTTGCCCTTTTTGTTATATATTCATCTCATTCGGCTCATAAACGGATGTGCAACTTCTGGCATTCCGGCTTCGTCATACACAGACCTATGTGCAATCCAGGTCGAAGGGAATGCCAGCACAGATTTACGGCtggaaatggaaaagaaaaatgaaggcaCATGAATACAATCagaagaaacaacagagatcGGAGATCTTTATTGATTCTCAAGCTTTCGGAAATGTGTTCAAGAAAATATTAATTCATCAGCATTATGCTCAATTCCATAATTAGACAAACAGAAATCAAAACTAGCCGATACAGATAATCAATCATTCGAATCTAGAACCTTCCACTCTCGGATGGAACATATTTACATGAAAAATCAATCCCGATCACTGAACAGATGGAACCTCGAGATCACATATATGAAATCCACGTGAATAAAATAGCAAATTCCTCACTGTCGCTGGTACTCGGGGTTAAATGCAAGTGCCTCTCGGTAGATCAGCTCTTTCATCTGTTCCTCAGAGAGTGCATGCTGCTCAAAGTCGAAGCTGAAGGGAGTCAAGCAAACAGGCTCATCACTGATGTCATGGAGAGATGTTAAATAGGGGTGAGCTAGGGCATCTTCAACTGCAGCGCGAGCAAAACTGTACTTAGAGAAGTAATACCAAATTGAATGCTAGACTTCCCACAAAAATGCATGGTAACACGTGGTTCTGTAACAGATATTCTATGTAGGGTTAAAGTTTTTGACGGCAATGATGTCTAGTGTTGGAAGAGCAAGGAAAAGCctcaaaatttgagatgaacACACCGACTATAAGGTGTTAGAAGGTGAAAAGGCCGATTTCCATGGATGACCACATGAAAGGTAAGAACTACTACCGAAGCATTATTCTCTGGAGGTGATCATACACCCACACAACAAATAACCTAAAGTCAGTGGGAAGCTGACATCCCAAGCCTAAGAAGGTGGGAAACTGTTGATTGCTACAGCTCTACGGTGGTGCCATCCACACCCTCCTTTTTACCTTCCACACACTCCCtgttaatttctaatttctgtCCTTTGAtcctcttcaattcattcgattcgaTTGCCGGAAATTGAGAGGGTGtgttgaaggaagaaggggatgtGTGTATAGCACCACCCCAATTCTATTATCTGATGGCAGATCCAAACATCAGTAATGAAACTTGGGAAGTTCTGTAGAATAGAGAATAATGAGGAGTATGAAGATTAACCCATATGCTTGATCGTTGGATTTGGTTGTAGTTTAGCAGAAGGGTGGTTGAGGGGGAATGAGAAACCTTCATCGCCCTTAAATGAattcttaaaaataatttttttcttttttaaatgatATCCAAAAACAGAAGTTTTCTAACACTCCTATTTTGTGATTTATTGATTTCATTGTTTGAACATGCAAACATATTCAGTTAAGGTGGCTAAAAATCAAGGTAACACTAATGTGGGAGTACTCGACTTTACTACACATGAAGATGACATACTAAATGGGAGTCAGCAACAAGTTATTCCGAGTCAATAAAGCACATAAGAAGTAGGGGAAACTGTGACTATTTTTACTCAGACTTGTGAACATTTTAGTAAAGGCAACGTACCAGTAATTCTCCGAGTAGGATCAAATGTCAACATCTTTTCAACAAGATCAATTGCTGAAGGATGGACGTGAGGAAACTTCTCAGTAAATGACTGTCGACGGTAGAGAGGAAGCTGCCGAATGTATCTCTTCGCATTTTCATTTAGAAATTGCAGCTCAGCCTCTGATGGGGTGCCAATCAGCTGCAAGGTTTCTGAAGATTAATCACACTGATTCACAGATATCTACACTACAAATGTACATTTTAGTAACATGGAGATTCTAATTTCCAATTCCATATCATCATGGAATGGTCCGAAGTGTGAGACATGTTATTCTTATTATTCACGTCAAGTGTAACATAAATATGGCATGGAGAAGCCAATATGCTATTCAAGGACCCTGTACTGTGATAAAACAGTTATAATGATaaggatgatgatgatattTTCTTGTCCATCATATGATCCTAGGTTTGTGGAAACAAACCAAGCAAACATAACTAAGATACCTCCATAAGCAGACGAAGCTGATGCACGTGATCTCTGCCAGGAAATAATGGCTTCCTATCCATCAATTCCATAAATATACAACCTACTGACCATACATCAATAGCTGCAGTGTAATCTGAAGAGTTTAACAGTAGCTCTGGGGCACGGTACCATCTGGTAACAACATACTCAGTCATAAAATCAGTCTCCGAGGTGACTCGAGCTAGTCCAAAATCGCATATTTTTAAGTCACAATTGGCATTTAGGAGAAGATTGCTAGGTTTTAAGTCCCTGTGCAGAACATTTGCAGAGTGAATGTATTTCAATCCTCGGAGGATCTGATATAAGAAATACTGCATACaccgaaaaaagaaaaagaacaaaagagagtAATTATTAGATCTTCAGTGAAATAATAGTAAGTAATAAAAAGATTATGAATTTATAGAAGCAGGAGACTCCAAGTTGAACAGACCAAATGTAATGGGAGAAAAGAGAGGGAGGGGAGAGTTCGGTTCATCTTATTACGCAACCTGCTGATTAGGTGCTCAAAGAGCCATAGGTCATCTAAGTTGCATAAAATACACAGCTTTGATGGAGCACAATACAAATATAAGGAAGTCTGATAAGGAGTACATAAAACTAATCTTGAAACCAATTCTCCATGGAAGACAACCGGCGTAGCTGAAAAGGAAAGAAGCTTAATGTCTAATCTTTATTTTCAATGTTGCTCGAGAATTCTTATAACAAACCAAAACTTTCCTCTTGGTCAATTTCCTCCAATCATTTTTTATCTTTATCAATGAGAACAACGAGAGGAACGATTTGTTGCGCCACAACTGTCCAAATTGTCAAGAAAAACACGCAAGTACGGCAAAGCACTTGCCTTTTTCAGATTTATAACCCGAAAATGCACAAATGAATCAATTCACATGGAATACCAACACGCTCATATCAAGTTTGACTTTAGTTACAAGTAAAGAAATCGTCTTTAGTTTCGAGTAAAATACCAAAAATGTGAGAATTTAGAAGAGTAGAAGACGAGCCAGAACCTGACAGTGCTCCTCGGATAGAGCTTGATTGGATCGAATGATTTGATGGAGGTCAGTGTCCATGAGCTCATACGCAATGTACACATCATTGAAGAAGTTCCTCTGCGGCGGAGGGATTATATCCCGAATCGCAACAACATTCTCATGATCCATATGTCGCAGCAGCTTGATCTCTCTCAGCGTCCTCTTCGCATCGATCCTGTTGTCGAATGCATTCGCAATCTTCTTTACCGCAACGTGCTCGTTCGTCTCCGAATTCAGAGCCGAGCTATTTGTTTTGCAATTTCTCACGATTATTCAATCATTCAAATTTcaatcaaatttaatttttccccAAAAATGATGAATCTTTTGCATTTTCCTTTCACAAAGACagaaaatttgaacaaaaaaaaaatgaagaaatggaggaatgaagagagagagagagagagagagagagagaggggggagaTACAGACCAAACGATGCCGTATGCGCCTTTACCGATGGGCATGATGGGGGGCTTGTACTTGGCGGTGACCTCAAAGACGTTGCCGAAGATATTGTACTGAATGAATCGGCCGCCGTGGCTGAGCGTGGCCGGAATGCTCTCCACTCCCCCCATCGCCTGATGTGGCGGTGGAGGATGTTGCTGTGGGTGGTTAGGGTCCGGTTGCGACGGTGGCGCCGCCTCTGACATCATCGTGTCCGCCGATCGCCCTCCTCCCTCCATTTCTGAAATCGAGTCCTCTTCTCTGCTTTATGTTTTCTGAGATTTTGTCGTTGGGTTCGTTGTAGTAATGGCTCTTGAGAAGCTCAGGCCCTCAGCCCTAATTAgttaacaagaagaagaagaaagggaaagagagagagagagagtaatttTGATTTTATGGGAGCTTGACTTGTGGAATTAAATCCAACAGTTTTTATTGGTTATGTGTTCATGTTTGTGTCTGTCTTctgttggttttgtttttttattttttatgttgtgTTGTATCCATTTTGTCAAACAGATCTTAACGAAATCTCTAATTTTCAACATTTATCTAGAATCATGCAACAAAATAGTATGTCTTCCGTCGAATCGATTGTTAATTGAGTTTAATTAACGTCTATTTGAAGGACAATAATTGaatgtaattatttttttgtttgaaaaatggGTTAGCACAAACTAAACTAATCAACATTAAATCCAGACCGGGACATCTGAAGTCGATTTTCATGGAAAAAAACAATTGAACAAAGAGGATGTCAAAGTAAAATGTGCCTAAATCCATTAAAACTATAGTTCGTCAAACTATCCATCATAAAATTCTTTTCTTGACCGAATATTACATTGTCAAAATCTTAAATATAACTCACTACATGCCAAAACAAGGGGATCTATAAAATAATTGTAGCCAGCAACTGCAACACGAATTGAATTGTTAGTGTTGAGTCTGATTCCAATAGCAATTGATCAATCTATAATCTCTAATGAACTTTATCAAGTTGGCATGTCGCTCAAATCTTCTTTACATGAATTTAGTGCAAATTATTCCATCGTTTCTCTTTATAATTTTCCGTAGTACTACACTATCTCAAtatcaaaaaaggaaaaaaaaattcaaatgaagaGACATTAATCTCCATTAAACAAGAAGTCATGATTTATTTACAAATAAGTAGTTGCCTCGTTCTCTTTGTTTGGGCATTTGTTCCTTGCATTTGTGCATGCTTTGTCGTTTTTATGGTTATGGAGCTCATGTAGCTTGTTCTTCCGTAAGCCCTACTTGTCCTAATCATACTTCTGCTCGGTATGGAAGTTTTGCGTGCTGTTGGAGATTATGGAAGTGCCTGTTATCCATATACCGCAGCCGCAGCCGCAGCCGCAGCCGCAGCCGCCGCAAACTTATACAGCCGCCGCAAACTTATAACCACCCTCATTATCCATATATATTCCGGTTATGGTGCCCCTGCCCTGCCTTGTGTTTACGGTTGTGGTTATGATGGCGGGGAAAGCTATATTGAACAATCAGACTACGGCCAGGCACATGCAGGATCTTCATATGCAATAGATGCTTTAGCTTCAATTTTTAATTCCACATAATTTAATGACAAAAGTAATTTTATGGTACTAATAAGCACGTGGATACAAGATTTGTAGCTCAAACCGTTAAGGAGACATTACTTTTAAACttgaggttttaggttcgaatctccaACAAAACGTGCGCCCTATCAAATATTGGAAATAGAATTGGTAGCTCAAAAGGAAGGAAGACTGACAAACAATTCCAAAGTGCGCTACTTAAtttcagaaagaaagaaagaaagaaactatTCAGATGGCTCTTGGATAGGCTTCCCTTTGTCTCTTAGTTTGGCCACAGATTGTTTCATGGCCTCCTTCCTCTTTTTGCTTGCTAGCACTTTTGCTAAAACACCGCTCACATTAGGGtcccttttctccttctcctccgCCGGAGGCGGCGGAGGCCTCCTGGCTGCCGCATTTGCACTTGAATTTGGGTTACTCACATTGAAGCTCAGAGCAGCAGCCGCCAAACCCAAACCCACAGTCCTGCACCATAAACCCCACATCACACTAGCTTGTCACGAAAACATATTCATATCGAAAATACCCAACTCTTTTAAATGTAATAAGAAGTCATTTTCTTTGTAGACAAATCCTAAATTTGACGTGATTTTAACGGGTTAGGATTGCATTTTTGTCAAACTGTTATTTCCATATAAATGTACATTATCCATAGACGGTGGCATGAATGTATAATCAAATACCTAACCTGCGGTTAACGAGATTATTTTTCGCGGCATGAGGGTCATCGGAAGCTTGATGGGAAGCACTGACATTTCGGAAACCAACTGACCGGTAACGGGTAGTCTTGTTAGTTGCCGCCGTTGAGATTGTTGCTGCTGCGGCGGTGGTAGGTGGCCGTGACGCAAGTGGATGCGCCATAATCTCCGTCACTTGTAAAATATGTTGTACTCTTGTTGTCAATAGTGAAGATGTGGGGAAAATCTCATGCGGAAATATGAAGATTTAGGTGTCATTGAGAAAACAAGATCATTGGTTGGCACTAGATAAGGTTTTGTGGGCCCACCACCTCTATAGGGTGGCTGATTTGCTGCCTTTCATCAACACCATCTCTTCCCTTTCTTTGTTTCGTAAGCAAAAACGTGAACTTCATCTGTGTCACTATTGACTCAACTGAGTCCACAATCGCATCAAAGATACGGGAATACGGCATATACCATTCCTCCGTGGGTTTTTCTAGTATGAACCAAAATATAATACACACCGGAAAATATTATTGGATTCTAAGCCTTTAGAAACTTGGCCGTACATGGCCGATCCATTCACCTAGTCCAAGTTATGAGAAAGAAAAGCCTATCCAAAAACCATCTGAATAGGTGAATCGGATCAGTTGTACCTAGGACTAGGTGAATGAACCAAAATACAGATTGTCGCTTCTTTGAGCTTTTGATGCCAAACTCGAATTCAGATTCTCTCTACATTTCTGCGCCCTAAGCCGacggatgaagaaatttaaaccACTCAATTTCCTGTAGGCCTTATTAGTCCACCTCACGCAAAACCAACCCTTGAATAATGGCGCAAATCTCTCTCTTGAATGGTCGGGATTCCCTAGCCCGTAGGCTCTCTTCCAACTAAAAACCACAAAAATTGCGAGTTATTCCAACCCCACCGGATATAGATCCAAGATCCATTCAATAACTATTTCGTTTCTAGTTTTGTGTAAAATACAGCTTTGGTCACAATCTACATGACCATTTTTCCATGTCAATTAGGACTATCAAACAGGACCTAATTGTTCGGGAACAAGTTGAGGATAGCTCACTAATTAAGAAATGAAGGCAAGAGAAAATAAAACCACATAAGCATAAAATTCAtggttttaaaagaaaatacacTTAAGCTTTATATCCCCACTACCAcgctaccaaaaaaaaaaaaaaaaaaaggcaatacAAGGTTTGGTAACTAGAAAAGTTGGATAGCCAAAACAAAATATAACTTTCATAACATTGTCAAAACTTTAGTAGCGCTTCTAACTCGAACCTCGAAACAAGAAACATATTCTTCAAATGTCTGAATTATAAAGATAGAAGATTATATCGAGAATAATTAAACAGATGTCCTACGCGGGGGAAACAAACTAGAGCACAAATACCATTAAATGCTTAGTACTCATCATCATCGTCACTGTTTTCATCGTTACCAGCTTCATTGAAGGCCTTCAACCTCTCAAccaacttcttcttcctctcgtcAAAGGTAAGCTTCTTGAGGTTGTACCTGTTACACAAATGAAAATTCAAATCATTTGATGACTACTTCCTACTGAGCAAGAGACTCTACAGATACTTCCCTCCTCCAATGTGATTAACAAATTTAAGTGCATGAAACTAGGACACAATTTAAAACATCAGCTGAGTAGAGCACTCAATCAAACTTTACCTCTTGTGCTCTTGAGGGGCCGGCTTCTCAGTCTTCTTAATTGTAGGATCAGCACGGATGGCAGCATGAACTTTCTTGTACAGCTCCTCGATGTTATCCGCTTCAATACCTTTCTTAATATATTCACTGAAGTGACTCTGGAATTTCTCTGGCTCATCATCCGCCAAAGTCTAAAATCAAACAATCACAAGTTAAACAGTTTTAAATATTCAGTGATGGTGAAGCAAAATGAGAATGCCTGACAAGAATTCTGAACTCAACGCCCACACAAGTTCAGAAACAAATATATAGAAATTTTGACCAAATGACATCATTATTCTAGACCAGTCAGGTTAATGCTGGTGCATGAAATGAATATTCAACTTACTGTCATGTATGCAGCAACATGGCCACCATAGATGTACTTGCGATGAACCTCAGCGTCAAGTTGCTTGCTATCCTTGGAGAAACCGGCAAACCTCTTTTCACTGTGAGGGATATCCAAACCCCCATCCAAAGCACCCTGTAATCAattgaaaattatttaaattgatTACGCCACATTCCAAGTGGATTAAAAATTCAGTTACATTAAACAAAAGACCATGTTCTGTATAGCATGGGAAGcaatatgaaaaataaagtaCAACCAGGAACCAATATATATTTCATCCCCAGGCATGCAAAGAAATGTTTTAATCAAGGCTTCCAaggataaaaacaaaaacaaaaaatactaTACAGACAGACAATCATAACAGAAAGGAAAGTTATACTGAAAATAACAAAACCGTTAATTAGAAACTGTCATCGGTATAAgaaagttcacatcaaagtgaaAAGAAAGAACACTACAAAATAACATATTCATCCTGATaagtcacaaaaaaaaaaaaaaaaaacttggccaCATCAAATATAAATAAGCATTAAATGTGGTACCCACCTTCAAGGCACCGAATACACGATTTCCTGTGGTGGTCCTGATCAGGCCAACATCAAGAAGAGCACGGAATGGCCTCCTGCTCTCAGCTGGCTCTACAGAATAATCCTCACCAGTTGCCTAAAATACCAGATAAATTATTTAGTAAGGCCACACACAAAAAGTAGATATAAAGGGAACAAACTCGATAGACAAAAAATAACACACTACCTCAACATTTCCCTCATATTCGTCATCCATTTCAAGCTTTTTCAGCACACGACGAGCCAAGAGTAGGCCAGTGCAGTAGGCTGATCATAAAAATACTGTTACTAACCCACAAGAGGAACTTATATGTATAGAGCCAGAATGAAGAAAGCAAATAAATCAAACGGTGGAAATACCTGCTGCATAGTTTGTCAGACCAACTTCAAGTCCATAGTGTGGCAGCTCATGGGCATAGGCTGCAGCGAGAACCAAATCGCCAGCAATGCTGGCAGATACAATCTGGGCAACAATATCCTTGTTGGTCTAAAAACCAGGTTAAGAGGAACATCACATATAATGCAAGAAAAATCATGAAGacagaaacattaaaaaaatccaTCTTAAATTCCAACTCAATACCCACAGACGaaagaaacattaaaaaaacttaaaacataattttttttatcaaaaacataaatataaagTGTAAAACTAGGAAGGCCCAAATGCTAGCCGACATATTTTAGGATACAAATCGCACAACGAACCGATACTTGGGTGTGTTGTACTTGTTCTTGTCTTGGTTAATGAGCCTAATCCTGGCACGGTAGTCGGTCTTCCCCTCTGTGGACAACATTCAGAAATAAAATGATCATATGCACACTAACAATTTGCGCAATGGAAAAACAATTTCTcatgaaacaaataaatacctCTCCTTCTCTTATACTTGACTTGAAACCTCTTGAAGTAAGCCCTAGACTTCTGAGACTTGACGAACGGCTATAACAAATAATTCAACAAAATGTTCAATGTTTCCTCAAAACTTCatacatgtgtgtgtatatatatatatatatatgtgtgtgtgtgtgtgtgtgcgcgcgtgtGTAAATATAACAGGTAATGGAGCAGAAACACAAAGGATACCATAAATATTAGTCTTTAAGCAAATGACTGGACAATGCATGAACAACATCAACCAACTGCACTCGGTTTTGCCGATTCGACAATGCATACGCATCTATTTATCAAATAAATGAATTTATATATCGATTTAATCCGAAAATTTAGACATAAATTGACACATAAACGTATATTAATTTGtgtaaaatgaagaaaaaattcaTACAAAATCAAAGAACACAAGTCCagagaaaataagaaaacacCAATCACTCACTAGAATGAATGATTACTATATTTTAATGACGAGATTAAATAAGTAAATGCGCAGAAATTAGTTCAGATGCACGAAacggagagagagatagaggaaGCTCACCATTGTCGAGGATGAGCGGCCGAACGAAGGGAGAGCAAGTGAGAGACAAGGCTCGGCTAGGGCTAGGGTTTTTGTAAACAGACAATGTGGAGGGCATTTTAGTCGTTTACACGTTTGAGTTGAGCCCTGTGGGTTGGATGGGGCTAGTTCGTGgcccaaattcaaataatatatGGGCTGAGTTGAAGCCACAGTTGGGCTTTGGGTATGCCTGCTAATAGCTAACTTGCTAATTTCCTCATATTTCTAAGTTATATTTTAAGCAGGATTGTCGTGCTTTTTATTCAGGATTTTGAATACGTTGGGACTTCACTGTAACATAAAGATTGAAGACTTGGTTTGTAAATAGCTACTATTGCCTATTGTATGTATATTTAAAACTTTCTACATAGTTTATACAATTTTAGTTTAGGACTGCAACACAAATATGGGTAATACTaaaaagattaaatttgtagactaaagtTTAAAAACTAAAGaatatggaagttgatgattgatttattacttaatCGATGATAAACATATTCAttcttattagtg encodes the following:
- the LOC126587723 gene encoding uncharacterized protein LOC126587723 isoform X1 → MGKNQAYKAMQRSRLGSSSAGPDEVEDGMVDGSFHSPEWHAARLASLKTSQTITWEEYKQKQKEDEIKKGELEKDTDRMMREYRAQLDAERARKLANGRNHSSSKSDRKKDSKDKDLKKRSSSRKRRHSRRRSSESSSSSSSSDSSSSEDEDRESRRSKSRSKRTKKEKKHRSKTKHSSSGDDEADGPVPLSRFFGNAKT
- the LOC126587723 gene encoding uncharacterized protein LOC126587723 isoform X2 codes for the protein MGKNQAYKAMQRSRLGSSSAGPDEVEDGMVDGSFHSPEWHAARLASLKTSQTITWEEYKQKQKEDEIKKGELEKDTDRMMREYRAQLDAERARKLANGRNHSSNSKDKDLKKRSSSRKRRHSRRRSSESSSSSSSSDSSSSEDEDRESRRSKSRSKRTKKEKKHRSKTKHSSSGDDEADGPVPLSRFFGNAKT
- the LOC126587718 gene encoding 60S ribosomal protein L5-1-like; this encodes MPFVKSQKSRAYFKRFQVKYKRRREGKTDYRARIRLINQDKNKYNTPKYRFVVRFTNKDIVAQIVSASIAGDLVLAAAYAHELPHYGLEVGLTNYAAAYCTGLLLARRVLKKLEMDDEYEGNVEATGEDYSVEPAESRRPFRALLDVGLIRTTTGNRVFGALKGALDGGLDIPHSEKRFAGFSKDSKQLDAEVHRKYIYGGHVAAYMTTLADDEPEKFQSHFSEYIKKGIEADNIEELYKKVHAAIRADPTIKKTEKPAPQEHKRYNLKKLTFDERKKKLVERLKAFNEAGNDENSDDDDEY
- the LOC126587739 gene encoding uncharacterized protein LOC126587739, translated to MAHPLASRPPTTAAAATISTAATNKTTRYRSVGFRNVSASHQASDDPHAAKNNLVNRRTVGLGLAAAALSFNVSNPNSSANAAARRPPPPPAEEKEKRDPNVSGVLAKVLASKKRKEAMKQSVAKLRDKGKPIQEPSE
- the LOC126587708 gene encoding mitogen-activated protein kinase homolog NTF4, producing the protein MEGGGRSADTMMSEAAPPSQPDPNHPQQHPPPPHQAMGGVESIPATLSHGGRFIQYNIFGNVFEVTAKYKPPIMPIGKGAYGIVCSALNSETNEHVAVKKIANAFDNRIDAKRTLREIKLLRHMDHENVVAIRDIIPPPQRNFFNDVYIAYELMDTDLHQIIRSNQALSEEHCQYFLYQILRGLKYIHSANVLHRDLKPSNLLLNANCDLKICDFGLARVTSETDFMTEYVVTRWYRAPELLLNSSDYTAAIDVWSVGCIFMELMDRKPLFPGRDHVHQLRLLMELIGTPSEAELQFLNENAKRYIRQLPLYRRQSFTEKFPHVHPSAIDLVEKMLTFDPTRRITVEDALAHPYLTSLHDISDEPVCLTPFSFDFEQHALSEEQMKELIYREALAFNPEYQRQ